One window of Oryza brachyantha chromosome 12, ObraRS2, whole genome shotgun sequence genomic DNA carries:
- the LOC102706431 gene encoding B-box zinc finger protein 22-like, producing MKIGCDACEQAEAAVLCCADEAALCRRCDAAVHSANRLAGKHHRVALLLPASAAGTVGPSPAAAAGDDVHPTCDICQEKTGYFFCLEDRALLCRSCDVAVHTATPHVAAHRRFLITGVRIGDSVDATATACAADDVSSSIAPAGSASSNHAVAGDGRSPPPAPPPAARFSGDDDIELEQQWPWSDVFADDDDVSAAAAMEQCYAGMSEPHSSSLTG from the exons ATGAAGATTGGGTGCGACGCGTGCGagcaggcggaggcggcggtgctgtGCTGCGCCGACGAGGCCGCGCTGTGCCGCCGCTGCGACGCCGCCGTGCACTCCGCCAACAGGCTCGCCGGGAAGCACCACCGCGtcgcgctcctcctccccgcctccgcAGCCGGTACCGTAGGGccctcgcccgccgccgccgccggcgacgacgtccaCCCCACCTGCGACATCTGCCAG GAGAAGACAGGTTACTTCTTCTGCCTCGAGGACCGCGCGCTGCTGTGCCGCAGCTGCGACGTCGCCGTCCACACCGCCACGCCCCACGTCGCCGCGCACCGCCGCTTCCTCATCACCGGCGTCCGCATCGGCGACAGCGtcgacgccaccgccaccgcctgcGCCGCTGACGAcgtcagcagcagcatcgCGCCGGCTGGCTCGGCAAGCAGCaaccacgccgtcgccggcgatggccggtcgcctccgccggcgccgccgccagcggcgAGGTTCTCAGGAGACGATGACATTGAGCTGGAGCAGCAGTGGCCGTGGAGCGACGTCTtcgccgacgacgatgacgtcagcgccgcggccgccatggAGCAGTGCTACGCTGGCATGTCTGAACCTCACTCCTCTAGCCTCACTGGATGA